One Setaria viridis chromosome 3, Setaria_viridis_v4.0, whole genome shotgun sequence DNA window includes the following coding sequences:
- the LOC117847510 gene encoding L-type lectin-domain containing receptor kinase IX.1, with amino-acid sequence MAARRLLAAAAAFTSLCAVAVGQNAKTMLPFAPTCSTTGNYTVGSQYQKNLAELLSRMPAAAGDNGWFYKGSAGTGADEVFGLIMCVADRNATQCRECLDGAPAGITTVCPGSRDVSAAYDACVLLYSAAPTVTTADTRAVFAVYVSGEAVTSQGLGNAWLRLMTKLTAGVTASPLRLSNESAPYSSSQEMYGLAQCTRDLNASECTRCINNYIDQLQGLFPNNTGGAIKGYSCYLRYQVGAFEITLPPVPPPPPPQQPSPEPSSSSKTGLAIGLSIGAASLIVLASLIWLRRLRRRKRGKILENARDHELEEGNFFDDEPEMEDEFEKGTGPKRFRYGELAEATDNFSDKQKLGEGGFGSVYRGFLKDMNLHVAIKRVSKGSKQGRKEYASEVSIISRIRHRNLVQLIGWCHGGGELLLVYELMPNGSLDTHLYSATVDGAPLPWPIRNEIVLGLGSALLYLHQDWEQCVLHRDIKPSNVMLDASFHAKLGDFGLARLVDHGRRSHTTVIAGTMGYMDPECMITGQASAESDIYSFGVVLLEIACGRRPLVPRRGEGEDDVVHIVQWVWEFYGRGDILDAADARLKGEFDAGEMETVMVVGLWCAHPDRSLRPSIRQAVNVLRREAAQPSLPARMPVATFMPPPDAFYYTSSAATGSSSNTGTTQSSTAETFTLLK; translated from the exons ATGGCTGCCCGTCGtctccttgccgccgccgcggccttcaCCTCGCTCTGCGCCGTGGCAGTAGGCCAGAACGCCAAGACCATGCTGCCGTTCGCGCCCACCTGCTCCACGACCGGCAACTACACCGTCGGAAGCCAGTACCAGAAGAACCTCGCCGAGCTCCTGTCCAggatgcccgccgccgccggcgacaacGGCTGGTTCTACAAGGGCAGCGCCGGGACGGGGGCCGACGAGGTGTTTGGCCTCATCATGTGCGTCGCGGACCGCAATGCGACGCAGTGCCGGGAGTGCCTCGACGGCGCGCCCGCCGGGATCACGACGGTGTGCCCGGGCAGCCGGGACGTGAGCGCGGCGTACGACGCGTGCGTGCTGCTGTACTCTGCCGCGCCGACCGTCACCACCGCGGACACCCGCGCAGTGTTCGCCGTGTACGTCTCCGGGGAGGCCGTCACCTCGCAGGGCCTGGGGAACGCGTGGCTGCGGCTGATGACCAAGCTCACCGCCGGCGTCACGGCCTCGCCGCTGCGGCTCTCCAACGAGTCGGCTCCGTACTCAAGCTCGCAGGAGATGTATGGCCTGGCGCAGTGCACGAGGGACCTCAACGCCAGCGAGTGCACGCGCTGCATCAACAACTACATCGACCAGCTGCAAGGTCTGTTTCCCAACAACACCGGCGGCGCCATCAAGGGGTACAGCTGCTACCTGCGCTACCAGGTGGGCGCGTTCGAGATCACCCTGCCGCCggtgcctccgccgccgccgcctcaacAGCCATCTCCTG AGCCTTCATCGTCTTCCAAGACAGGGCTTGCGATCGGCTTGTCTATCGGAGCTGCGTCCTTGATCGTCCTGGCCTCCTTGATATGGCTCCGTCGTCTTCGGCGGCGGAAACGGGGGAAAATCCTCGAGAATGCGAGGGACCATGAGCTTGAAGAAGGCAACTTCTTCGACGACGAGCCGGAGATGGAAGACGAGTTCGAGAAAGGCACCGGGCCAAAGAGGTTTCGCTACGGCGAGCTCGCCGAGGCCACCGACAACTTCTCCGACAAGCAGAAGCTCGGGGAAGGTGGGTTCGGGTCCGTCTACAGAGGATTCCTGAAGGACATGAACCTTCACGTTGCCATCAAGAGGGTCTCCAAGGGCTCAAAGCAGGGGAGGAAGGAGTACGCCTCGGAGGTGAGCATCATCAGCCGTATCCGGCACCGCAACCTCGTTCAGCTCATCGGCTggtgccacggcggcggcgagctcctcctcgtcTACGAGCTGATGCCCAACGGCAGCCTGGACACGCACCTCTACAGCGCCACCGTCGATGGCGCCCCGCTGCCATGGCCGATCCGCAACGAGATCGTGCTGGGGTTAGGCTCGGCTCTGCTCTACCTGCATCAGGACTGGGAGCAGTGCGTTCTTCACAGGGACATCAAGCCGAGCAACGTGATGCTCGACGCGTCCTTCCACGCCAAGCTCGGCGACTTCGGGCTCGCCAGGCTCGTCGACCACGGCCGCCGCTCGCACACCACGGTGATCGCCGGAACCATGGGGTACATGGACCCGGAGTGCATGATCACCGGCCAGGCCAGCGCTGAGTCAGACATCTATAGCttcggcgtcgtcctcctcgagATCGCCTGCGGCCGGCGGCCACTGGTGCCTCGCCGCGGGGAAGGAGAAGACGACGTGGTCCACATCGTGCAGTGGGTGTGGGAGTTCTACGGCAGGGGAGACAtcctcgacgccgccgacgcccggCTGAAGGGGGAGTTCGACGCCGGCGAGATGGAGACGGTGATGGTCGTCGGGCTCTGGTGCGCGCACCCTGACCGGAGCCTGAGGCCGTCCATCAGGCAGGCCGTCAACGTGCTGCGGCGAGAGGCGGCACAGCCGAGCCTACCGGCGAGGATGCCGGTGGCCACCTTCATGCCGCCACCTGATGCTTTCTACTACACGTCTTCGGCTGcgacaggcagcagcagcaacaccgGCACCACTCAGTCCAGCACGGCAGAGACATTTACCCTCCTGAAATGA